In Helianthus annuus cultivar XRQ/B chromosome 3, HanXRQr2.0-SUNRISE, whole genome shotgun sequence, a single window of DNA contains:
- the LOC110928939 gene encoding uncharacterized protein LOC110928939 — protein sequence MTSTSSSSKSFKVFGRTVLGFGGDHTQVHSEEVKNEPKSLQDRELDEFQNQVFSRFNPLSASSADDFLSIDWMCKLLDAFVACLEDFKLVLLNNENVSKPPLDRLLMEFYDRNIKALDICNAVRDGIEKVRVWNKHLEIVSSASDSKQRNVMSEWQFRRARKALNDLAILMLDDHKDSGSVSSHRNRSFGRPNKGKDVNQQRKPGHSRSLSWSVSNSWSANRQLQSISNGLVQPRANDIPHHFGLANCVFTMGFVLMFVLWNVVAAIPCQDRGLFNFSVPRQYSWSGPLFLIQTRVLEESKKRERKNSPGLLSEIYQMEKSINLVSDLIDSAHQFPLTEEEQKEVREGIQELSLVSNSCKNGLDILDRQLRDVFRKIMSCRTEGLATLSSAQS from the coding sequence ATGACTTCTACTAGTAGTTCTAGTAAATCGTTTAAGGTGTTTGGTCGAACGGTTTTAGGGTTTGGGGGTGATCACACTCAGGTGCATTCTGAGGAGGTGAAGAATGAGCCGAAATCGTTACAGGATCGTGAACTTGACGAGTTTCAGAATCAAGTTTTTAGCCGGTTTAATCCGCTATCAGCTTCTTCAGCGGATGACTTTCTCTCCATTGATTGGATGTGTAAGCTGCTAGACGCGTTTGTCGCGTGTTTAGAAGATTTCAAACTTGTTTTGTTGAACAACGAAAATGTTTCAAAACCGCCTTTAGATAGGCTGCTTATGGAGTTTTACGATAGGAATATCAAGGCTCTTGATATCTGTAACGCTGTTCGTGACGGGATTGAGAAAGTCCGGGTATGGAATAAGCATCTAGAGATTGTTTCGAGTGCTTCCGATTCGAAACAGAGGAATGTGATGAGTGAGTGGCAGTTTAGGAGGGCGAGAAAGGCGTTAAATGATTTAGCTATACTTATGCTCGATGATCATAAGGACTCCGGATCTGTTTCTTCGCATAGAAACCGATCGTTCGGGCGTCCAAACAAAGGGAAAGATGTAAACCAGCAACGAAAGCCAGGACACTCGAGATCCCTTTCGTGGAGCGTGTCTAATTCGTGGTCAGCAAATAGGCAGCTTCAGTCAATATCAAACGGTTTGGTTCAGCCTCGGGCGAACGATATTCCGCACCATTTTGGTCTTGCGAACTGTGTTTTCACCATGGGTTTTGTCCTGATGTTTGTGTTGTGGAATGTAGTGGCTGCAATCCCGTGTCAAGATCGTGGTCTGTTTAATTTCTCCGTACCAAGGCAATACTCATGGAGCGGTCCGTTGTTCTTGATTCAGACTCGGGTTTTGGAAGAATCGAAGAAGCGTGAGCGTAAGAACAGTCCTGGGCTGTTAAGCGAGATTTACCAGATGGAGAAATCCATCAACTTGGTTTCGGATTTGATCGATTCGGCTCACCAGTTTCCGTTAACCGAAGAAGAGCAGAAGGAAGTGAGAGAGGGAATTCAGGAGTTATCTTTGGTTTCTAATTCGTGTAAGAATGGACTAGACATACTGGACCGACAACTGAGAGATGTTTTTCGCAAAATCATGTCTTGTCGAACTGAAGGTCTTGCAACATTGAGCAGCGCACAATCTTGA